The Ischnura elegans chromosome 1, ioIscEleg1.1, whole genome shotgun sequence genome contains a region encoding:
- the LOC124155859 gene encoding uncharacterized protein LOC124155859 isoform X1, whose protein sequence is MEKMESSEMRNLMEIRDTQNSILTMQEALLEQMLPAPSSGSGTELVLDMVAPPVVSASQRAPSPSLAKFEAARSASISQYSSMIGLQSFGKSLNVSNGASSGGKTSRHCVNKVSGKAKNRRVLENKFKKKGWKKKKKNKGKLKECAQSQMVNGAAADNKKKVGVQP, encoded by the exons ATGGAGAAGATGGAAAGTTCTGAGATGCGCAATTTGATGGAAATTCGAGACACGCAGAATTCCATCCTCACGATGCAAGAAGCGTTGCTGGAGCAAATGCTGCCTGCTCCAAGCAGTGGCAGTGGGACAGAGTTGGTGTTGGACATGGTGGCACCGCCCGTGGTGTCCGCCTCTCAAAGAGCACCCTCTCCATCTTTGGCCAAGTTTGAGGCAGCTAGGAGTGCCTCTATCTCCCAATACTCATCCATGATTGGGTTACAATCCTTTGGGAAATCTCTTAATGTCAG cAATGGGGCCAGCAGTGGTGGCAAGACCAGTCGCCATTGTGTGAATAAAGTTAGTGGCAAAGCAAAGAACAGGAGAGTTTTGGAGAACAAATTCAAAAAGAAAGGttggaaaaagaagaagaagaacaagGGGAAGCTGAAGGAGTGTGCCCAGTCGCAAATGGTGAATGGTGCAGCTGCTGATAATAAGAAGAAGGTGGGAGTTCAACCATAA
- the LOC124155859 gene encoding uncharacterized protein LOC124155859 isoform X2 — protein MEKMESSEMRNLMEIRDTQNSILTMQEALLEQMLPAPSSGSGTELVLDMVAPPVVSASQRAPSPSLAKFEAARSASISQYSSMIGLQSFGKSLNVSPSTFLKFEPHRGKLLELGSKKLKKTPKHGAMGPAVVARPVAIV, from the exons ATGGAGAAGATGGAAAGTTCTGAGATGCGCAATTTGATGGAAATTCGAGACACGCAGAATTCCATCCTCACGATGCAAGAAGCGTTGCTGGAGCAAATGCTGCCTGCTCCAAGCAGTGGCAGTGGGACAGAGTTGGTGTTGGACATGGTGGCACCGCCCGTGGTGTCCGCCTCTCAAAGAGCACCCTCTCCATCTTTGGCCAAGTTTGAGGCAGCTAGGAGTGCCTCTATCTCCCAATACTCATCCATGATTGGGTTACAATCCTTTGGGAAATCTCTTAATGTCAG CCCCTccactttcttaaaatttgagcCTCACCGTGGAAAATTGCTCGAGTTAGGTTCAAAGAAGTTGAAGAAGACACCCAAACATGGag cAATGGGGCCAGCAGTGGTGGCAAGACCAGTCGCCATTGTGTGA